From Streptomyces fungicidicus, one genomic window encodes:
- a CDS encoding PASTA domain-containing protein codes for MTPGTPTPEVRVPRLVGLMAVDARESARSRGLSVSAPDRPDFAFVVVDYVVRQYPQPGTEVPRDSVVHVWLDFGEGEGGGGVREPRGPLPPDGGLRRELEEPALARAAGLSSP; via the coding sequence ATGACACCCGGGACCCCGACGCCCGAAGTGCGCGTGCCGCGCCTGGTCGGTCTGATGGCCGTGGACGCGCGCGAGTCCGCCCGCTCCCGCGGCCTGTCCGTCAGCGCCCCGGACCGGCCGGACTTCGCGTTCGTCGTCGTCGACTACGTCGTACGGCAGTATCCGCAGCCCGGTACGGAGGTGCCGCGGGACTCCGTGGTCCATGTGTGGCTCGACTTCGGGGAGGGCGAGGGCGGCGGAGGGGTGCGCGAGCCGCGCGGACCGCTGCCGCCCGACGGCGGGCTCCGGCGGGAACTGGAGGAGCCCGCCCTGGCCCGCGCGGCGGGGCTCAGCTCTCCTTGA
- a CDS encoding GNAT family N-acetyltransferase, with product MNRALPAVRLRVPTHEDAFAWHRIFADPDVMEFHGGAPAELSVYEELTARQRRHDAALGFCLWSMLDESGRVIGFTGAQPWERDWGPTGEIEIGWRLAREYWGQGFVTAAARQTLERVTAAGTKDVVAMVDAGNARSIAVTQRLGMRLADTFTIPGSGREGHCYRLDL from the coding sequence GTGAACCGAGCTCTCCCCGCTGTACGGCTGCGCGTTCCGACCCACGAGGACGCCTTCGCCTGGCACCGGATCTTCGCCGATCCGGACGTCATGGAGTTCCACGGCGGCGCCCCGGCGGAGCTCTCGGTGTACGAGGAACTGACCGCCCGCCAGCGCCGGCACGACGCCGCGCTCGGCTTCTGCCTGTGGAGCATGCTCGACGAGTCCGGCCGGGTCATCGGCTTCACCGGCGCCCAGCCGTGGGAGCGGGACTGGGGCCCCACGGGCGAGATCGAGATCGGCTGGCGGCTCGCCCGGGAGTACTGGGGCCAGGGCTTCGTCACCGCGGCGGCCCGGCAGACGCTGGAGCGGGTGACGGCGGCGGGCACGAAGGACGTGGTGGCGATGGTGGACGCCGGCAACGCGCGGTCCATCGCGGTCACCCAACGGCTCGGCATGCGCCTCGCCGACACCTTCACCATCCCGGGTTCCGGGCGCGAGGGCCACTGCTACCGGCTGGACCTCTGA
- a CDS encoding geranylgeranyl reductase family protein: protein MTEPLSENTADVIVVGAGPAGSTTAYHLARSGLDVLLLEKTEFPREKVCGDGLTPRAVKQLVSMGIDISEEAGWLRNKGLRIIGGGVRLQLDWPDLASFPDYGLVRKRDDFDEQLARQAQKAGARLYERCNVSGPIVDDRTGRITGVKAKLGEDKREVTFHAPLVVAADGNSTRLSLAMGLHRREDRPMGVAVRTYFTSPRHDDDYLESWLELWDRRGAQDRLLPGYGWIFGMGDGTSNVGLGVLNTSDAFKELDWREILKAWCASMPEDWGYTPDNMTGPIRGAALPMAFNRQPHYTRGLLLVGDAGGLVNPFNGEGIAYAMESGQLAAEVIVQAHARATPAQREIALRRYPRVLKDTYGGYYTLGRAFVKLIGNPKVMQIAAQRGLTHPMLMRFTLKLLANLTDPTGGDAMDRIINGLSKVAPKA from the coding sequence GTGACCGAGCCCCTCTCCGAAAACACCGCCGATGTGATCGTCGTGGGCGCGGGGCCAGCCGGCTCCACCACCGCCTACCACCTGGCCCGGTCCGGACTCGACGTGCTCCTGCTGGAGAAGACCGAGTTCCCGCGGGAGAAGGTGTGCGGCGACGGCCTCACCCCGCGCGCGGTGAAGCAGCTGGTGTCGATGGGCATCGACATCTCCGAGGAGGCCGGCTGGCTGCGCAACAAGGGCCTGCGCATCATCGGCGGCGGCGTCCGGCTCCAGCTCGACTGGCCGGATCTCGCCTCCTTCCCCGACTACGGACTCGTCCGCAAGCGCGACGACTTCGACGAGCAGCTCGCCCGGCAGGCCCAGAAGGCGGGCGCCCGGCTCTACGAGCGCTGCAACGTGAGCGGACCGATCGTCGACGATCGCACCGGCCGCATCACCGGGGTGAAGGCCAAGCTCGGCGAGGACAAGCGGGAGGTCACCTTCCACGCCCCGCTGGTGGTCGCCGCCGACGGCAACTCCACCCGGCTGTCCCTGGCGATGGGCCTGCACCGCCGCGAGGACCGCCCGATGGGCGTCGCGGTCCGTACGTACTTCACCTCCCCGCGCCACGACGACGACTACCTGGAGTCCTGGCTGGAGCTGTGGGACCGGCGCGGCGCGCAGGACCGGCTGCTGCCCGGCTACGGCTGGATCTTCGGCATGGGCGACGGCACGAGCAACGTCGGCCTCGGCGTGCTCAACACCTCGGACGCCTTCAAGGAGCTGGACTGGCGGGAGATCCTCAAGGCCTGGTGCGCGTCCATGCCGGAGGACTGGGGCTACACCCCGGACAACATGACCGGCCCGATCCGCGGCGCCGCGCTCCCGATGGCCTTCAACCGCCAGCCGCACTACACGCGAGGGCTGCTGCTCGTCGGCGACGCCGGCGGTCTGGTGAACCCCTTCAACGGCGAGGGCATCGCCTACGCGATGGAGTCCGGGCAGCTCGCCGCCGAGGTGATCGTCCAGGCCCACGCGCGCGCCACGCCCGCCCAGCGGGAGATCGCGCTGCGGCGCTACCCGCGCGTGCTGAAGGACACCTACGGCGGCTACTACACGCTCGGCCGTGCCTTCGTGAAGCTCATCGGCAACCCGAAGGTCATGCAGATCGCCGCCCAGCGCGGACTGACGCACCCGATGCTGATGAGGTTCACCCTGAAGCTGCTCGCCAACCTGACCGACCCGACGGGCGGCGACGCGATGGACCGCATCATCAACGGTCTGAGCAAGGTGGCGCCCAAGGCGTGA
- a CDS encoding C40 family peptidase, with amino-acid sequence MKQPLIPVVPMSHTAHIRSHRKPRRTASSTIAMRAGVAGGVLSTLAVAGASGSANAAEPVTQTLELPTLTADLATQAAQSAEATQQAAANYQLQAERDAAATKAAKEAKADLAEAKKKAEAKKKAAEEARKAAAERAARDAERPALSTTATAATTTASAPAGGSVATVVAFLRAQVGDAYVMGASGPNAWDCSSLVQAAFKQVGVDLPRVSQDQSMAGTDIPLSQIQVGDILYWGGKGSAYHVGVYIGNGQYLDAANPSKGVVIQDLSGYPASGAVRVL; translated from the coding sequence ATGAAGCAGCCCCTGATACCGGTTGTTCCCATGTCCCACACCGCTCACATACGCAGCCACCGGAAGCCCCGCCGTACCGCGTCATCCACGATCGCGATGCGGGCCGGAGTTGCCGGTGGCGTTCTCAGCACCCTGGCAGTGGCCGGGGCGTCCGGTTCGGCGAACGCCGCCGAGCCCGTGACGCAGACCCTCGAACTGCCCACCCTGACGGCCGACCTGGCCACTCAGGCCGCCCAGTCCGCGGAAGCCACGCAGCAGGCCGCCGCGAACTACCAGCTGCAGGCCGAGCGTGACGCGGCCGCCACAAAGGCCGCGAAGGAGGCCAAGGCGGACCTCGCCGAGGCCAAGAAGAAGGCCGAGGCGAAGAAGAAGGCCGCCGAGGAGGCCCGCAAGGCCGCCGCCGAGCGCGCCGCCCGCGACGCCGAGCGCCCCGCCCTCAGCACCACCGCCACGGCGGCCACGACCACCGCCTCGGCCCCGGCCGGCGGCAGCGTCGCGACGGTCGTCGCGTTCCTCAGGGCACAGGTGGGCGACGCCTACGTCATGGGCGCCTCGGGCCCCAACGCCTGGGACTGCTCCAGCCTGGTGCAGGCCGCGTTCAAGCAGGTCGGCGTCGACCTGCCGCGCGTCTCCCAGGACCAGTCGATGGCCGGCACCGACATCCCGCTGTCGCAGATCCAGGTCGGCGACATCCTGTACTGGGGCGGCAAGGGCTCCGCGTACCACGTGGGCGTCTACATCGGGAACGGCCAGTACCTGGACGCCGCCAACCCCTCCAAGGGCGTCGTCATCCAGGACCTCTCCGGCTACCCCGCCTCGGGAGCCGTGCGCGTGCTCTGA
- a CDS encoding NADH-quinone oxidoreductase subunit A gives MNAYAPILVLGALGAGFAIFSVVMATLIGPKRYNRAKLEAYECGIEPTPTPAGGGRFPIKYYLTAMLFIIFDIEIVFLYPWAVTFDALGLFGLVEMLLFVLTVFVAYAYVWRRGGLEWD, from the coding sequence GTGAACGCGTATGCGCCCATCCTCGTACTGGGAGCCCTCGGGGCAGGCTTTGCGATCTTCTCCGTGGTCATGGCCACGCTGATCGGTCCGAAGCGGTACAACCGCGCCAAGCTCGAGGCGTACGAGTGCGGTATCGAACCGACCCCCACGCCGGCCGGCGGCGGGCGCTTCCCCATCAAGTACTACCTGACGGCGATGCTCTTCATCATTTTCGATATCGAGATCGTCTTCCTCTACCCCTGGGCCGTCACCTTCGACGCCCTGGGGCTTTTCGGGCTCGTGGAGATGCTGCTCTTCGTGCTCACCGTCTTCGTCGCGTACGCGTACGTATGGCGGCGCGGCGGCCTGGAATGGGACTGA
- a CDS encoding NuoB/complex I 20 kDa subunit family protein has protein sequence MGLEEKLPSGFLLTTVEQAAGWVRKSSMFPATFGLACCAIEMMTTGAGRYDLARFGMEVFRGSPRQADLMIVAGRVSQKMAPVLRQVYDQMPNPKWVISMGVCASSGGMFNNYAIVQGVDHVVPVDIYLPGCPPRPEMLMDAILKLHQKIQTSKLGVNAEEAAREAEEAALKALPTIEMKGLLR, from the coding sequence ATGGGACTCGAAGAAAAGCTGCCGAGCGGATTCCTGCTGACCACCGTCGAGCAGGCCGCGGGCTGGGTGCGCAAGTCGTCCATGTTCCCCGCCACGTTCGGCCTCGCCTGCTGTGCCATCGAGATGATGACCACCGGCGCCGGCCGCTACGACCTGGCGCGCTTCGGCATGGAGGTCTTCCGCGGTTCGCCGCGGCAGGCGGACCTCATGATCGTCGCCGGGCGGGTCAGCCAGAAGATGGCGCCGGTGCTGCGGCAGGTCTACGACCAGATGCCGAACCCCAAGTGGGTGATCTCCATGGGGGTCTGCGCCTCCTCGGGCGGCATGTTCAACAACTACGCGATCGTCCAGGGCGTCGACCACGTCGTCCCGGTCGACATCTATCTCCCCGGCTGCCCGCCCCGCCCCGAGATGCTGATGGACGCCATCCTCAAGCTCCACCAGAAGATCCAGACCTCCAAGCTCGGCGTGAACGCCGAGGAGGCGGCCCGCGAGGCGGAGGAGGCGGCGCTCAAGGCCCTGCCCACGATCGAGATGAAGGGGCTGCTGCGATGA
- a CDS encoding NADH-quinone oxidoreductase subunit C gives MSDANDTPGDGVNPEKDLSAENLPGQRGQGGEEIRVQRGMFGANNGGDTSGYGGLVRSVRLPGPAARPYGGWFDEVADELEGALEEQDLLPENAIERTVVDRGELTFHIEREHLVRVARTLRDDPALRFELCTGVSGVHYPNDKGRELHAVYHLRSITHNRLIRLEVSAPDSDPHIPSLFSVYPTNDWHEREAYDFFGIVFDGHPALTRIMMPDDWQGFPQRKDYPLGGIPVEYKGAQIPAPDQRRSYS, from the coding sequence ATGAGCGACGCGAACGACACCCCGGGTGACGGCGTGAACCCCGAGAAGGACCTCTCCGCGGAGAACCTCCCCGGCCAGCGCGGACAGGGCGGCGAGGAGATCCGCGTCCAGCGCGGCATGTTCGGCGCCAACAACGGCGGCGACACCTCCGGCTACGGCGGCCTGGTCCGCTCGGTCCGGCTCCCGGGTCCGGCGGCCCGCCCCTACGGGGGCTGGTTCGACGAGGTCGCCGACGAGCTGGAGGGCGCGCTGGAGGAGCAGGACCTGCTCCCGGAGAACGCCATCGAGAGGACCGTCGTCGACCGCGGCGAACTCACCTTCCACATCGAGCGCGAGCACCTGGTCCGGGTCGCGAGGACCCTGCGCGACGACCCCGCCCTGCGCTTCGAGCTGTGCACCGGCGTCAGCGGCGTGCACTACCCGAACGACAAGGGCCGCGAGCTGCACGCCGTGTACCACCTGCGCTCGATCACCCACAACAGGCTGATCCGCCTGGAAGTCAGCGCCCCCGACAGCGACCCGCACATCCCGTCGCTGTTCTCGGTCTATCCGACGAACGACTGGCACGAGCGCGAGGCGTACGACTTCTTCGGCATCGTCTTCGACGGTCACCCGGCCCTGACGCGGATCATGATGCCGGACGACTGGCAGGGCTTCCCGCAGCGCAAGGACTATCCCCTCGGCGGCATCCCCGTCGAGTACAAGGGCGCCCAGATCCCGGCTCCGGACCAGCGGAGGTCGTACTCATGA
- a CDS encoding NADH-quinone oxidoreductase subunit D, with product MSTSHASSRETTEGTVYTVTGGDWDEVVESAARADDERIVVNMGPQHPSTHGVLRLILEIDGETVTEARCGIGYLHTGIEKNLEYRTWTQGTTFVTRMDYLTPFFNETAYCLAVEKLLGIEDQVPDRASVIRVLLMELNRLSSHLVCIATGGMELGATTIMIYGFRDRELILDIYELITGLRMNHAYIRPGGLAQDLPPGAVDQIREFVKKMRKNIGEYDKLATGNPIFKARMQDVGYLDLAGCMALGATGPILRSTGLPHDLRKTQPYCGYETYDFEVPTADTCDSYGRFLIRLEEMRQSLRIVEQCLDRLQPGPVMVADKKIAWPAQLALGPDGLGNSLDHIKNIMGTSMEALIHHFKLVTEGFRVPPGQAYAAVESPKGELGVHVVSDGGTRPYRVHFRDPSFTNLQAMAAMCEGGQVADVIVAVASIDPVMGGVDR from the coding sequence ATGAGCACTTCGCACGCCTCCTCGCGTGAGACCACCGAAGGCACCGTCTACACCGTCACCGGCGGCGACTGGGACGAGGTCGTCGAGAGCGCGGCCCGGGCCGACGACGAGCGCATCGTCGTCAACATGGGCCCGCAGCACCCGTCGACCCACGGAGTGCTCCGCCTGATCCTGGAGATCGACGGCGAGACGGTCACCGAGGCCCGCTGCGGCATCGGCTACCTCCACACCGGCATCGAGAAGAACCTCGAGTACCGGACGTGGACGCAGGGCACCACGTTCGTGACGCGCATGGACTACCTGACGCCGTTCTTCAACGAGACGGCGTACTGCCTCGCGGTCGAGAAGCTCCTCGGCATCGAGGACCAGGTGCCCGACCGCGCCTCGGTCATCCGGGTGCTCCTGATGGAGCTGAACCGGCTCTCCTCCCACCTGGTGTGCATCGCCACCGGCGGCATGGAGCTCGGCGCCACCACGATCATGATCTACGGATTCCGTGACCGTGAGCTGATCCTCGACATCTACGAACTCATCACCGGCCTGCGGATGAACCACGCGTACATCCGCCCCGGCGGACTCGCCCAGGACCTGCCGCCCGGCGCGGTGGACCAGATCCGCGAGTTCGTGAAGAAGATGCGGAAGAACATCGGCGAGTACGACAAGCTCGCCACCGGGAACCCCATCTTCAAGGCCCGCATGCAGGACGTCGGCTACCTCGACCTGGCCGGCTGCATGGCCCTCGGCGCCACCGGCCCGATCCTGCGCTCCACCGGCCTGCCGCACGACCTGCGCAAGACACAGCCGTACTGCGGATACGAGACCTACGACTTCGAGGTCCCGACCGCCGACACCTGTGACTCCTACGGCCGCTTCCTGATCCGGCTGGAGGAGATGCGCCAGTCGCTGCGCATCGTCGAGCAGTGCCTGGACCGGCTCCAGCCCGGACCGGTCATGGTCGCCGACAAGAAGATCGCCTGGCCCGCCCAGCTCGCCCTGGGACCGGACGGACTGGGCAACTCGCTCGACCACATCAAGAACATCATGGGCACCTCCATGGAGGCCCTGATCCACCACTTCAAGCTCGTCACCGAGGGCTTCCGCGTCCCGCCGGGACAGGCGTACGCGGCGGTCGAGTCGCCCAAGGGCGAGCTCGGGGTGCACGTCGTCTCCGACGGAGGCACCCGCCCCTACCGGGTCCACTTCCGTGACCCGTCCTTCACCAACCTGCAGGCCATGGCGGCGATGTGCGAGGGCGGCCAGGTCGCCGACGTCATCGTCGCCGTCGCGTCCATCGACCCCGTGATGGGAGGCGTCGACCGGTGA
- the nuoE gene encoding NADH-quinone oxidoreductase subunit NuoE — MTTSSSERGVSLGMPELPAPAYPDDVRARLETDAREVIARYPDSRSALLPLLHLVQSEEGHVTRTGMRFCADVLGLTTAEVTAVATFYSMYRRRPSGDYQVGVCTNTLCAVMGGDAIFEELQEHLGVGNGGTTDDGKVTLEHIECNAACDFAPVVMVNWEFFDNQTPESAKRMVDDLRAGRPVAPTRGAPLCTFKETARILAGFPDAREGAVEATGSAGPASLVGLKLAKGEAAPARVVHPRGEAPRDTPPHEPAPTEHLSSHDAPQDTSASDPAHPAGPTAEEGE; from the coding sequence GTGACCACCTCTTCTTCGGAGCGGGGCGTCAGCCTGGGCATGCCCGAACTGCCCGCGCCCGCCTACCCGGACGACGTCCGGGCCCGGCTGGAGACCGACGCGCGCGAGGTCATCGCCCGCTACCCGGACTCCCGGTCCGCCCTCCTGCCGCTGCTGCACCTCGTGCAGTCGGAGGAAGGCCATGTCACGCGCACCGGGATGCGGTTCTGCGCGGACGTGCTCGGCCTGACCACGGCCGAGGTGACCGCGGTCGCCACCTTCTACAGCATGTACCGGCGCCGGCCGAGCGGCGACTACCAGGTCGGGGTGTGCACCAACACCCTGTGCGCCGTCATGGGCGGCGACGCGATCTTCGAGGAGCTCCAGGAGCACCTGGGCGTCGGCAACGGCGGGACCACCGACGACGGCAAGGTCACCCTGGAGCACATCGAGTGCAACGCGGCCTGCGACTTCGCGCCCGTGGTGATGGTGAACTGGGAGTTCTTCGACAACCAGACGCCGGAGAGCGCCAAGCGCATGGTCGACGACCTGCGCGCCGGCCGCCCGGTCGCGCCCACGCGCGGGGCGCCCCTGTGCACCTTCAAGGAGACCGCCCGCATCCTGGCCGGCTTCCCCGACGCACGGGAGGGAGCCGTCGAGGCCACCGGAAGCGCGGGCCCCGCCTCCCTGGTCGGCCTGAAGCTGGCCAAGGGGGAGGCCGCCCCGGCGCGCGTGGTGCACCCGCGCGGTGAGGCGCCCCGGGACACCCCGCCGCACGAGCCGGCCCCGACGGAGCACCTCAGCTCGCACGACGCGCCGCAGGACACGTCGGCCTCCGACCCGGCCCACCCCGCGGGGCCCACCGCCGAGGAGGGGGAGTGA
- the nuoF gene encoding NADH-quinone oxidoreductase subunit NuoF, protein MTLAPELKDMSPEKLLAPVLSAFWDEDDAWTLDVYRRHEGYEGLRKALAMSPDDVIAYVKESGLRGRGGAGFPTGMKWQFIPQGDGKPHYLVVNADESEPGTCKDIPLLFANPHSLIEGIVIACYAIRSSHAFIYLRGEVVPVLRRLHEAVREAREAGFLGENVLGSGLDLELTVHAGAGAYICGEETALLDSLEGRRGQPRLRPPFPAVAGLYACPTVVNNVESIASVPAIMNRGKDWFRSMGSEKSPGFTLYSLSGHVASPGQYEAPLGITLRQLLEMSGGMRPGHRLKFWTPGGSSTPMFTDEHLDVPLDYEGVGAAGSMLGTKALQCFDETTCVVRAVTRWTEFYAHESCGKCTPCREGTYWLVQLLRDIEAGKGRMADLDKLNDIADNINGKSFCALGDGAASPIFSSLKYFREEYEEHITGRGCPFDPAKSTAWADRTEVHA, encoded by the coding sequence ATGACCTTGGCACCCGAACTCAAGGACATGAGCCCGGAGAAGCTGCTCGCACCCGTGCTGTCGGCCTTCTGGGACGAGGACGACGCCTGGACGCTGGACGTCTACAGGAGACACGAGGGGTACGAGGGGCTGCGCAAGGCGCTAGCGATGTCGCCGGACGACGTCATCGCGTACGTCAAGGAGTCCGGTCTGCGCGGGCGCGGCGGCGCCGGCTTCCCCACCGGGATGAAGTGGCAGTTCATCCCCCAGGGGGACGGCAAGCCCCACTACCTGGTGGTCAACGCCGACGAGTCGGAGCCCGGCACCTGCAAGGACATCCCGCTCCTCTTCGCGAACCCGCACAGCCTCATCGAGGGCATCGTCATCGCCTGTTACGCGATCAGGTCGTCGCACGCCTTCATCTATCTGCGGGGTGAGGTGGTCCCCGTGCTGCGGCGGCTGCACGAGGCCGTGCGCGAGGCCCGGGAGGCCGGCTTCCTCGGCGAGAACGTCCTGGGCAGCGGACTCGACCTCGAACTCACCGTGCACGCGGGCGCGGGCGCCTACATCTGCGGTGAGGAGACCGCGCTGCTCGACTCGCTGGAAGGCCGCCGGGGCCAGCCGAGGCTCCGTCCCCCCTTCCCCGCCGTCGCGGGCCTCTACGCCTGCCCGACCGTGGTGAACAACGTCGAGTCGATCGCCTCGGTTCCCGCCATCATGAACCGGGGCAAGGACTGGTTCCGCTCGATGGGCAGCGAGAAGTCCCCCGGCTTCACGCTCTACTCCCTCAGCGGCCACGTCGCCAGCCCCGGACAGTACGAGGCGCCCCTCGGCATCACCCTGCGCCAGCTGCTGGAGATGAGCGGCGGGATGCGCCCGGGACACCGGCTGAAGTTCTGGACACCGGGCGGCTCCTCGACGCCGATGTTCACCGACGAGCACCTCGACGTCCCCCTCGACTACGAGGGAGTGGGCGCCGCGGGATCCATGCTCGGCACGAAGGCCCTGCAGTGCTTCGACGAGACGACCTGCGTCGTGCGCGCCGTCACCCGCTGGACCGAGTTCTACGCCCACGAGTCCTGCGGCAAGTGCACGCCCTGCCGCGAGGGGACGTACTGGCTCGTCCAGCTGCTGCGGGACATCGAGGCCGGCAAGGGACGGATGGCCGACCTCGACAAGCTGAACGACATCGCCGACAACATCAACGGCAAGTCCTTCTGCGCCCTCGGCGACGGCGCCGCCTCGCCGATCTTCTCCTCGCTCAAGTACTTCCGCGAGGAGTACGAGGAGCACATCACGGGCCGTGGCTGCCCCTTCGACCCGGCCAAGTCGACGGCCTGGGCCGACCGTACGGAGGTGCACGCATGA
- a CDS encoding NADH-quinone oxidoreductase subunit G — translation MTVTTNAPSGGGEAAVPPEDLVTLTIDGAELSVPKGTLVIRAAEQLGIEIPRFCDHPLLDPAGACRQCIVEVEGQRKPMASCTITCTDGMVVKTQLSSPVAEKAQKGVMELLLINHPLDCPVCDKGGECPLQNQAMSHGNAESRFEGKKRTYEKPVAISTQVLLDRERCVLCARCTRFSNQIAGDPMIELIERGALQQVGTGEGDPFESYFSGNTIQICPVGALTSAAYRFRSRPFDLISSPSVCEHCSGGCATRTDHRRGKVMRRLAADDPEVNEEWICDKGRFGFRYAQLRDRLDTPLVRNPEGELEPASWPDALRIAAQGLLASRGRTGVLTGGRLTVEDAYAYSKFARVALATNDIDFRARVHSAEEADFLAARIAGRGRDLDGTGVTYTHLEKAPAVLLVGFESEEEAPGVFLRLRKAWRGHGQRTFALATHATRGLEKAGGTLLPAAPGTETEWLDALSGGVGLEGDGAGAAEALRAEGAVIVVGERLAAVRGGLTAAVRFAAATGARLVWIPRRAGERGAVEAGALPSLLPGGRPSTDPRAREEVAALWGVAELPHRYGRDTGQIVEAAARGELQALLVAGVEVADLPDPARARAALAEAGFVVSLELRPSEVTALADVVLPVAAVAEKAGTFLNWEGRVRMFEAALKPDQMTRRSAPTDARVLQMLADAMDVHLGLPDLRTVRSELDRLGAWDGPRATDPLETAGALSRPAAGEAVLAGHRLLLDEGLLQLGDEALAGTRHAARARLSAATAAESGVKDGDLLAVTGTAGTVELPLAVTEMPDRVVWLPLNSVGGGVASGTGALPGSLVRIGPATPADEAPKEVEA, via the coding sequence ATGACTGTGACCACCAACGCTCCCTCCGGCGGGGGAGAGGCGGCGGTCCCGCCCGAGGACCTGGTGACGCTGACCATCGACGGCGCCGAGCTCAGCGTGCCCAAGGGCACCCTGGTCATCCGGGCCGCCGAGCAGCTCGGGATCGAGATCCCCCGCTTCTGCGACCACCCGCTCCTCGACCCGGCCGGCGCCTGCCGCCAGTGCATCGTCGAGGTCGAGGGCCAGCGCAAGCCGATGGCCTCCTGCACCATCACCTGCACCGACGGGATGGTGGTGAAGACGCAGCTCTCGTCGCCGGTCGCCGAGAAGGCCCAGAAGGGTGTGATGGAGCTGCTGCTCATCAACCACCCGCTGGACTGCCCGGTCTGCGACAAGGGCGGCGAGTGCCCGCTGCAGAACCAGGCGATGTCGCACGGCAACGCCGAGTCCCGCTTCGAGGGCAAGAAGCGCACCTACGAGAAGCCCGTCGCCATCTCCACCCAGGTGCTGCTCGACCGCGAGCGGTGCGTGCTGTGCGCCCGCTGCACCCGCTTCTCCAACCAGATCGCGGGCGACCCGATGATCGAGCTGATCGAGCGGGGCGCGCTCCAGCAGGTCGGCACCGGCGAGGGCGACCCCTTCGAGTCGTACTTCTCCGGCAACACCATCCAGATCTGCCCGGTCGGCGCGCTCACCTCGGCGGCGTACCGGTTCCGCTCCCGCCCCTTCGACCTGATCTCCTCGCCGTCGGTGTGCGAGCACTGCTCCGGCGGCTGCGCCACCCGCACCGACCACCGGCGCGGCAAGGTCATGCGGCGGCTCGCCGCCGACGACCCCGAGGTCAACGAGGAGTGGATCTGCGACAAGGGGCGCTTCGGGTTCCGGTACGCGCAGCTGCGGGACCGGCTCGACACCCCGCTGGTGCGCAACCCGGAGGGCGAGCTGGAGCCCGCGTCCTGGCCGGACGCGCTGCGGATCGCGGCGCAGGGGCTGCTGGCTTCGCGGGGCCGCACCGGCGTACTGACCGGCGGCCGGCTCACCGTCGAGGACGCCTACGCCTACAGCAAGTTCGCGCGGGTGGCGCTCGCCACCAACGACATCGACTTCCGCGCGCGCGTGCACAGCGCCGAGGAGGCCGACTTCCTCGCCGCGCGGATCGCGGGCCGCGGCCGTGACCTCGACGGCACGGGCGTCACCTACACGCACCTGGAGAAGGCGCCCGCGGTTCTGCTGGTCGGGTTCGAGTCCGAGGAGGAGGCGCCCGGCGTCTTCCTGCGGCTGCGCAAGGCCTGGCGGGGACACGGGCAGCGGACCTTCGCCCTGGCCACGCACGCCACCCGGGGCCTCGAGAAGGCCGGGGGCACACTGCTCCCGGCGGCTCCCGGCACCGAGACCGAATGGCTGGACGCGCTCTCGGGCGGCGTCGGCCTGGAGGGCGACGGGGCCGGTGCCGCCGAGGCGCTGCGGGCCGAGGGCGCGGTGATCGTCGTCGGCGAGCGGCTGGCGGCCGTACGGGGCGGGCTGACCGCGGCCGTCCGGTTCGCCGCCGCCACCGGCGCCCGGCTGGTGTGGATCCCGCGCCGGGCCGGTGAGCGCGGCGCCGTGGAGGCGGGCGCGCTGCCGTCGCTGCTGCCGGGCGGCCGCCCGTCGACCGACCCGCGCGCACGCGAGGAGGTCGCCGCCCTCTGGGGCGTGGCCGAGCTGCCGCACCGCTACGGCCGCGACACCGGACAGATCGTCGAGGCCGCGGCGCGCGGAGAGCTCCAGGCGCTGCTGGTCGCGGGCGTGGAGGTCGCCGACCTGCCCGACCCGGCGCGCGCGCGTGCCGCCCTCGCCGAGGCCGGGTTCGTGGTCTCGCTGGAGCTGCGGCCCAGCGAGGTCACCGCGCTCGCCGACGTCGTCCTGCCGGTGGCCGCGGTCGCCGAGAAGGCCGGCACCTTCCTCAACTGGGAGGGCAGGGTCCGCATGTTCGAGGCGGCGCTCAAGCCGGACCAGATGACCCGGCGGTCCGCGCCCACCGACGCGCGGGTGCTGCAGATGCTGGCCGACGCCATGGACGTCCACCTGGGACTGCCGGACCTGCGCACGGTCCGCTCGGAGCTCGACCGGCTCGGCGCCTGGGACGGCCCCCGGGCCACCGACCCGCTGGAGACCGCGGGCGCCCTGTCCCGGCCCGCCGCCGGGGAGGCCGTGCTCGCGGGCCACCGGCTGCTGCTCGACGAGGGCCTGCTGCAGCTGGGCGACGAGGCGCTCGCCGGTACCCGGCACGCCGCCCGCGCACGCCTGTCGGCCGCCACGGCCGCCGAGTCCGGCGTCAAGGACGGCGACCTGCTCGCGGTGACCGGCACCGCCGGGACGGTCGAACTGCCCCTGGCGGTCACCGAGATGCCCGACCGCGTGGTGTGGCTTCCGCTCAACTCCGTCGGCGGCGGCGTCGCCTCCGGCACCGGGGCGCTGCCCGGCTCCCTCGTCCGTATCGGCCCGGCGACCCCCGCCGACGAGGCCCCCAAGGAGGTGGAGGCATGA